One Mercurialis annua linkage group LG3, ddMerAnnu1.2, whole genome shotgun sequence DNA window includes the following coding sequences:
- the LOC126673995 gene encoding STOREKEEPER protein-like — protein MASKRRPYYETSSPDDDSNLMQLTKRVKPEQIFQDDPEEDPEEDLIPQEAIQLSKDHKPLVSGADRIESGDPDESVRKIDMSFRSGVMKRGMSRRFWNEEDEIIVLKGLIGFNQNKTGDSGTFYDCIKNSMNSFVSRKQLHTKFKVLKRKFRKNIDKSEEEKNLIFSANSHEKELFELSEKLWGGNYNNNVSDFRVVKEDEEDGYGIGICNNSAEQEKAEEEAKEDEDVGEGDYQYGIGIINNYSAEQEKVEEDKEDNFWSRYPCLNESMKMEQFSEFTLSNFVKQRMCCIGSSKAKVLEEKWRKLQVAETQVKLLKAQLIQEQTEMILDAIR, from the coding sequence ATGGCTTCCAAGCGAAGGCCTTACTATGAAACTTCATCACCTGATGACGATTCTAATCTCATGCAACTCACCAAGCGAGTCAAACCAGAACAAATTTTTCAGGatgatcctgaggaggatcctgaagaagattTAATTCCACAGGAAGCAATTCAACTGAGCAAAGATCACAAACCATTGGTTTCCGGGGCCGACAGGATTGAATCCGGCGATCCTGACGAATCTGTCAGAAAAATCGACATGAGTTTTCGGTCAGGCGTTATGAAAAGAGGTATGTCCAGGAGATTTTGGAATGAGGAAGATGAAATTATAGTTTTGAAAGGCTTGATTGGGTTTAATCAGAATAAAACTGGCGATTCTGGTACGTTTTATGACTGTATTAAGAACTCGATGAATTCATTCGTCTCTCGGAAGCAATTGCATACGAAATTTAAGGTTCTGAAACGGAAGTTTCGGAAAAATATAGATAAATCTGAGGAAGAGAAAAATTTGATTTTCTCTGCGAATTCGCACGAGAAAGAATTGTTTGAGCTTTCTGAGAAGCTATGGGGAGGTAATTATAACAACAATGTTAGCGATTTTCGAGTTGTCAAAGAAGACGAAGAAGACGGGTATGGCATTGGCATTTGTAATAATTCTGCTGAGCAAGAGAAGGCTGAAGAAGAAGCTAAAGAAGACGAGGATGTCGGTGAAGGTGATTATCAGTATGGCATTGgcattattaataattattctgCAGAGCAGGAGAAGGTTGAAGAGGATAAGGAAGATAATTTCTGGTCTAGGTATCCGTGTCTCAATGAGTCGATGAAGATGGAGCAATTTTCCGAGTTTACATTGTCGAATTTTGTGAAGCAGAGAATGTGTTGTATTGGAAGCTCGAAAGCAAAGGTATTGGAGGAGAAATGGAGGAAGTTGCAAGTTGCGGAAACTCAGGTGAAACTTCTGAAAGCGCAATTGATTCAGGAACAGACAGAAATGATATTAGATGCTATCAGATAG